One genomic window of Candidatus Korarchaeota archaeon NZ13-K includes the following:
- the menC gene encoding o-succinylbenzoate synthase, with protein sequence IREFLSEPLLRAKSPEEFLRSVQNVRGHQMAKAGAEMALWDLEAKKRGLPLWKLLGGVREEIESGVSVGIQRDVGELLRVVSSYLDEGYRRVKLKIKPGWDLEVLKAVRRDYPDLPLQVDANAAYRLQDWPILRRLDEFNLLMLEQPLDFDDLLDHSLLARMMRTPICLDESIKKPEDAYKAYRLGSCSVINVKPARVGGLTNARLIHDFCEEVGMPIWIGGMLETGIGRGHLVAAATLPNVRFPNDISASRRYYEEDIVEPPWELTPRGTIRAPSSAGIGVEVLEERLRKCSIRHFSTDMR encoded by the coding sequence TGATAAGGGAGTTCCTCTCCGAGCCTCTGCTGAGGGCCAAGAGCCCAGAGGAGTTCCTGAGGAGCGTCCAGAATGTCAGGGGCCATCAGATGGCGAAGGCCGGGGCGGAGATGGCCCTCTGGGATCTAGAGGCCAAGAAGAGGGGTCTACCTCTCTGGAAGCTCTTGGGAGGCGTTAGGGAGGAGATCGAGAGTGGTGTGAGCGTGGGGATCCAGAGGGACGTGGGAGAGCTCCTGAGAGTCGTGTCATCCTACCTCGATGAGGGCTACAGGAGGGTCAAGCTGAAGATAAAGCCGGGATGGGATCTGGAGGTCCTGAAGGCCGTCAGGAGGGATTACCCGGACCTCCCCCTGCAGGTGGATGCGAACGCCGCCTACAGGCTCCAGGACTGGCCCATCCTCAGGAGGCTCGATGAGTTCAACCTCCTCATGTTGGAGCAGCCACTCGACTTCGACGATCTCCTGGACCACTCCCTGCTCGCCAGGATGATGAGGACCCCTATCTGCCTGGATGAATCAATAAAGAAGCCTGAGGACGCTTATAAGGCCTACAGACTGGGCAGCTGCTCCGTTATAAACGTGAAGCCGGCCAGGGTCGGGGGGCTCACGAACGCCAGGCTCATACACGATTTCTGCGAGGAGGTGGGGATGCCCATATGGATAGGGGGGATGCTCGAGACCGGCATCGGGAGGGGTCACCTCGTCGCGGCGGCCACGCTGCCTAACGTCAGATTCCCGAACGACATATCTGCCAGCAGGAGGTACTACGAGGAGGACATAGTGGAGCCCCCCTGGGAGCTCACCCCAAGGGGCACGATTAGGGCCCCCAGCTCCGCCGGCATAGGGGTGGAGGTGCTGGAGGAGAGGCTGAGGAAGTGCTCGATCAGGCACTTCTCAACGGATATGAGGTGA